The sequence aaaaatataataaaaaagagcATAGACAAATAgataaaaagtgaaaaaatgtaattttttaaatagttatttatttattaaatatcaataaattctacaagtatcataatattacgagAGTAAAgtgcaatttattatactatgtgtGAATGTgtgatgaaataaaattgttgtattttttattgtattaggtagggaaaatagttaatagtttaataccaattttactgtttatttcttaataagtaattactaattaacttttattaatcatattattttactttgattttttgtacttttataaggactttttttttaacattttcgcCCTACATCATAAGTGAATACAATGACGTTACactgttgtataaataatatcaaactaaTGTACCTAGTGTATACATTcactgatattttttaaatagatactttTAGAAGAATGAGATTAATTACTATtcgtttatattcaaatttaatgttaCACATTTATCCATggctgttaattttattataataaatgtaattgaaatgtaatttgtttttaaattataaaatttattttagggtAAGTGTCTTGTTGCAACCAAACACTTTAAAGaagatgatttaatttttactgaagAACCATTCGTATCCTGTCAATTTTCTTGGAATAGTCTTTATGGATATCGTGCTTGCAATCATTGTCTTTGGTaaatattaccattttattactttcttatatatattgtattattgtatttctaaaatgtattataagttataaaactattttatctgGTGATGatattttacctttttaaaaaataaatttaaaataaggttTTCTGATAaagacattttgtttttattataatatttataatataatatattattagcccTTTAGAAACTACTTCAGAAAATATTACCAGATTAACAAATGCAGCAATTACAGAAGTCCCCTTTGAAGAATATTGTccaataaaagataaaacacaaaattatgtACAATGCCAATCTTGTAAAGTGAGTATTACTGTcttcattattatttcaaaattatatcagttaaattaattgatcttgtgttatttattatataattatataaactgcTAACTATTTAACcatataatagacaattataaaaaatacaagcttgtaataattgaatgatagGTTTGGTATTGCAGTTCTACATGTTTGGAAACTGCATATAATCGTTATCACCAACTTCTTTGCAGACCAGACAGCAATGATCCATTACATTGTTTGGAAGAATTATggaggtatatttattatttactgatttttttACATGTGTAAATTATcttaatcttataaaaaaaggaaataaatattcttattatgtttattaaacatattaattaaatataatttaaagtaggacacaaatttgtaaaattaataaagctatactaatattaaatttgtttaatatacacataatactaaatttttttttgtttattattatgtacaggaCAATGCATTATCCACCTGAAAGCCACAACATCATGCTATTGTGCCGTTTGTTGGCAACAATTGAATTATCTCCTTCACCACAACAGGCTAATCAAACAGTTTCTAATGTAAATCAATACTCTACAACTTATTCTAAGTTTTAACTATAATCATTTGATGTGTTTGTTATATAGTTTTGTCATCGGactgaaaatgaaaatgaacaTTTAGTACATAAAATGCTCGGAGAAAAGTTTGTTGAGCAAATCGAACAACTTCGTTTTGGTGTTCTTAAGTCCATACCAGTTAGAGAATCCAGTCaagtaaagataaaataatacttgaCTAATTAATcagtttattctaaaataaaatatttatagtggcTAACACCAACTGGCTTTAAATCATTATTGGCATTGATTGGAACAAATGGGCAAGGTGTGGGTACAAGCGTTTTTCACCAATggacaaataattgtaaaaaacatCTTTCTCCCGATCAATTAGAATCATTTGAACAATTTATAGACAACACTTATGAAGCAATGGAACaaggttatttttttctaattaaaaatagttgttaCACAATAATTAGAGTCTACTAATAACTAGTGTTTTTctagcttatatatatattttatccagAAATAGTATGTTCTAATATTCATAGGTGTTGTTATGGGTGAGTTGGGGCTTAGGGGGTATTAAccttctaatattttttagtgtttatataaaaaaatatatacttgtaaacattatttaaaatggaaaattgtacaaaatagaACATTCATCAAATTAATATGTTCTATAGGGTTGTTCTAGGGTaacccataatataataaattatttttattttgtttcacctttttcaatcaaaattattaattatacatagatatagatAGTTCTGAGAACATGTTATTGATAGTGACAGGGATTACTGGTTTAattgttacataatacataggtacttgTATTGTCAgacatttaatttctataaaaagaattattaataattttatcctcTTGATTGTGATACTATTGGAAACGTCTTACCAAACAACAATTTTCTGGTGCGTTGTGGTCCATTTTGCGCACTgcttataaaaagaaaacaaaatcaGCTCGCCATTATATATcagagtattaataattaaattgagttTTGGCGATTAATAGacaaatgaaaaattgaatttacacTCTACTTAAAAATGTCATACTAGGATTTACAAGTAACACAACATTTGAAGCTTATAAAAGTATAcctcaattaaaataaaataaaataattaaatgtaaatatgttaaataacattttttttttttacaagtaattaccctattaattataatttaaagcaaataaaaaatgcataactAAATCCtcggttgttttttttttattaaaattgcattatgTGCTAATGTTCTATACAAATtgcctaaatatttaaacaactaGTTACTACCAGTGCCAGTGGACCTTGGGCATTTGCACCAGATGTTTTGATAGGAGAACTTCAaattacctaattttttttagatgtacATAAGCATGTATGGGGAGGGGGCTGaattatg is a genomic window of Rhopalosiphum padi isolate XX-2018 chromosome 4, ASM2088224v1, whole genome shotgun sequence containing:
- the LOC132928829 gene encoding histone-lysine N-trimethyltransferase SMYD5, producing the protein MDTDDKGYMITHDPVKGKCLVATKHFKEDDLIFTEEPFVSCQFSWNSLYGYRACNHCLCPLETTSENITRLTNAAITEVPFEEYCPIKDKTQNYVQCQSCKVWYCSSTCLETAYNRYHQLLCRPDSNDPLHCLEELWRTMHYPPESHNIMLLCRLLATIELSPSPQQANQTVSNFCHRTENENEHLVHKMLGEKFVEQIEQLRFGVLKSIPVRESSQWLTPTGFKSLLALIGTNGQGVGTSVFHQWTNNCKKHLSPDQLESFEQFIDNTYEAMEQVVGVDFLDNEGSALFQEHSSINHSCFPNAASVFDGNHVLRLVAIRMIEPGDEINTSYIAPCELDHSRHTKQKYLQENYVFTCRCIKCEEQINEPDITSDDDSEMENDYST